A part of Candidatus Rokuibacteriota bacterium genomic DNA contains:
- a CDS encoding ATP-binding protein: MAYTRPHAKELERRLAEPRRFLQVVAGPRQVGKTTLVQQVVERAGAPARFASADEPTLRGREWIEQQWEAARLAPRAAGRHGALLVLDEIQKIPGWSETVKRLWDEDSRARCPLKVVLLGSAPLLIARGLSESLAGRFEILYLPHWPFAEMREAFGWSLEKYLFCGGYPGAAPLAREPRRWARYVLDALIETTISRDVLLLSRVDKPALLRRLFELGCRYSGQVLSYTKMLGQLQDAGNATTLAHYLDLLAGAGMVTGLQKFAGQAARSRGSSPKLQVLNTALMTAQSGHSLETARADREFWGRLVESGVGAHLANAAATGACELFYWRERNREVDFVVRAGRTVTAIEVKSGRSRDVQPGLAAFAAAFKPKRKLLVGADGIPLEEFLGAPAQRWVT; this comes from the coding sequence ATGGCCTACACTCGCCCTCACGCGAAGGAACTCGAACGGCGCCTGGCCGAGCCGCGGCGCTTCCTCCAGGTGGTCGCGGGCCCGCGGCAGGTGGGCAAGACGACGCTCGTGCAGCAGGTCGTGGAGCGCGCGGGGGCTCCGGCACGCTTTGCCAGCGCCGACGAGCCCACGCTGCGCGGCCGCGAGTGGATCGAGCAGCAATGGGAAGCTGCGCGCCTGGCGCCGCGGGCGGCAGGCCGGCACGGCGCCCTGCTGGTCCTCGACGAAATTCAGAAGATCCCAGGCTGGTCGGAGACGGTCAAGCGGCTGTGGGACGAAGACTCGCGTGCGCGGTGCCCGCTCAAGGTCGTGCTGCTCGGGTCGGCGCCGCTCCTCATCGCCCGGGGGCTCTCCGAGAGCCTCGCCGGCCGGTTCGAGATCCTGTATCTGCCGCACTGGCCGTTCGCGGAAATGCGTGAGGCCTTCGGCTGGTCGCTGGAGAAGTACCTGTTCTGTGGCGGCTATCCTGGCGCTGCGCCGCTCGCGCGCGAGCCACGGCGCTGGGCCCGCTACGTGCTGGATGCGCTCATCGAAACCACCATCTCGCGCGATGTGCTGCTGCTGTCCCGCGTGGATAAGCCGGCGCTGTTGCGCCGCCTGTTCGAGCTGGGATGCCGCTACTCCGGCCAGGTGCTCTCCTACACCAAGATGCTCGGCCAGTTGCAGGACGCGGGCAACGCGACGACGCTGGCCCATTACCTCGACCTGCTCGCCGGCGCCGGCATGGTCACGGGGCTGCAGAAGTTCGCGGGCCAGGCGGCGCGAAGCCGCGGCTCGAGTCCCAAGCTGCAAGTGCTCAACACGGCCCTGATGACGGCGCAGTCGGGCCATTCCCTCGAGACGGCGCGGGCTGACCGCGAGTTCTGGGGCCGGCTGGTGGAATCGGGTGTGGGCGCGCACCTGGCCAACGCCGCGGCCACCGGTGCGTGCGAGCTGTTCTACTGGCGGGAGCGGAACCGTGAGGTGGACTTCGTCGTCCGGGCGGGACGCACCGTGACTGCGATCGAGGTGAAGAGCGGACGCTCGCGCGACGTACAGCCGGGGTTGGCCGCATTCGCTGCCGCGTTCAAGCCTAAGCGTAAACTGCTCGTCGG